A window of the Acidobacteriota bacterium genome harbors these coding sequences:
- a CDS encoding DUF2330 domain-containing protein produces MDTVLERIRRSDPRYFQIAALSLLLLWGLTALDLEVRPGNAALIVGSALATQLFFTRRLALAAFDPKSALISSLSLCLLLRTSSVALAVLAAVIAIASKFLIRRRGKHVFNPTAFALVVLLLATPSAVWVSAGQWGSTALAAFAVAGLGNLVIRRTTRADITWAFLAALGAALFGRALWLGDPLTIPWHQMSRGSLLIFAFFMISDPRTAPDSRPGRILFASLVAASAVFVEQALYHPNGALYALVFGAPLVPLIDRLLPGQRHRWPGAAAGSSMRRQFSRLLPQEGPMRAFSKLTPLLVCLALAISLLAASPAFAFCGFYVARADTNLYNEASQVVLVRDGDRTVLTMANDYQGDPREFAMVIPVPTLLERGQIHVAEMALIDHLDAFTAPRLVEYFDDDPCARDQRRRLFAQSELREEGARMDAPAAKRAKALGVTIEAEYTVGEYDILILSAKESRGLVTWLKESGYRLPPGAEPVVGSYLRQKQHFFVAKVNLEEQSRLGVEKLRPLQVAFESPRFMLPIRLGTVNARGKQELFVYALTRNGRVETTNYRTVKLPTGNEIPPFVKSDFGRFYRDMFRQQTLAENERAVFLEYAWDMSWCDPCASPPLSPQELRQLGVFWLDEGGGTFVTRLHLRYDREHFPEDLRFQVTGDTSTYQGRYVLRHPWRGTTTCQAADNYRRELGRRQRVEAETLASLTGWRLDQILTKSDIEALPATQETPWWRKLWGR; encoded by the coding sequence ATGGACACAGTTCTCGAGAGGATTCGCCGCAGCGACCCGCGCTACTTCCAGATCGCCGCCTTGTCGCTCCTCCTGCTGTGGGGCCTCACCGCCCTCGATCTCGAGGTGCGGCCAGGCAACGCGGCGCTGATCGTAGGCAGCGCTCTCGCGACCCAACTCTTCTTCACGCGCCGGCTGGCTTTGGCAGCCTTCGATCCGAAGAGCGCCCTGATCTCGTCACTCTCTCTCTGCCTGCTGTTGCGCACCTCTTCAGTGGCCCTCGCGGTGCTGGCAGCGGTGATCGCCATCGCCAGCAAGTTCCTCATTCGGCGCCGCGGCAAGCACGTCTTCAACCCCACGGCGTTCGCCCTGGTGGTGCTGCTACTCGCGACCCCGAGCGCGGTCTGGGTGTCGGCCGGGCAGTGGGGCTCGACCGCCCTGGCGGCCTTCGCCGTCGCCGGCCTCGGCAACCTGGTGATCCGCCGCACCACCCGGGCCGACATCACCTGGGCCTTTCTCGCGGCTCTTGGCGCCGCCCTCTTCGGACGCGCCCTCTGGCTCGGCGATCCCCTGACCATTCCGTGGCATCAAATGAGCCGTGGATCGCTCCTCATCTTCGCCTTCTTCATGATCTCGGACCCGCGAACGGCGCCCGATTCGCGCCCCGGGCGCATTCTCTTCGCAAGCCTGGTCGCGGCCAGCGCGGTGTTCGTCGAGCAGGCCCTCTACCACCCCAACGGCGCGCTCTACGCCCTCGTCTTCGGCGCTCCGCTGGTCCCCTTGATCGACCGTCTTCTTCCCGGCCAGCGGCATCGCTGGCCGGGCGCCGCCGCGGGCTCCTCGATGCGGCGGCAATTCTCACGACTACTTCCCCAGGAGGGCCCCATGCGCGCTTTCTCCAAGCTCACTCCCCTGCTCGTTTGCCTCGCTCTGGCGATTTCACTTCTCGCCGCTTCGCCGGCCTTCGCCTTCTGCGGCTTCTATGTCGCGCGCGCCGATACGAACCTTTACAACGAGGCCTCGCAGGTGGTGCTGGTGCGCGATGGCGACCGCACCGTGCTGACAATGGCCAACGACTACCAAGGCGATCCGCGGGAGTTCGCCATGGTGATCCCGGTGCCAACGCTGCTCGAGCGGGGGCAGATCCACGTCGCCGAGATGGCATTGATCGATCATCTCGACGCCTTCACGGCCCCGCGGCTGGTGGAGTACTTCGACGACGACCCCTGCGCCCGCGACCAGCGCCGCCGACTCTTCGCCCAGAGCGAGCTGCGCGAGGAAGGAGCCCGCATGGACGCACCGGCGGCCAAGCGCGCCAAGGCCCTCGGGGTCACCATCGAGGCCGAGTACACCGTCGGGGAGTACGACATTCTGATCCTGTCGGCAAAGGAGAGCCGCGGCCTGGTGACCTGGCTGAAGGAGAGCGGCTACCGGCTGCCGCCGGGGGCGGAACCGGTCGTCGGCTCCTACTTGCGTCAGAAGCAGCACTTCTTCGTCGCCAAGGTCAACCTCGAGGAGCAGAGCCGCCTCGGCGTCGAGAAGCTGCGTCCTCTGCAGGTGGCCTTCGAGAGCCCACGATTCATGCTGCCGATCCGCCTCGGCACGGTCAACGCGAGGGGCAAGCAAGAGCTCTTCGTCTACGCCCTGACCCGCAATGGCCGGGTGGAAACCACCAACTACCGCACCGTCAAGCTGCCGACGGGCAACGAGATCCCACCTTTCGTGAAGAGCGACTTCGGGCGCTTCTATCGCGACATGTTCCGCCAGCAGACCCTGGCCGAGAACGAGCGCGCCGTCTTCCTCGAGTATGCCTGGGACATGTCCTGGTGCGACCCCTGCGCCTCGCCCCCGTTGTCGCCTCAGGAGCTGCGCCAGCTCGGCGTCTTTTGGCTCGACGAGGGCGGCGGCACCTTCGTCACCCGCCTCCACCTGCGCTACGACCGCGAGCACTTCCCGGAGGATCTGCGCTTCCAGGTCACCGGCGACACCTCGACCTACC